A window of Babesia microti strain RI chromosome III, complete genome contains these coding sequences:
- a CDS encoding mitochondrial ATP synthase F1, epsilon subunit, putative (overlaps_old_locusTagID:BBM_III02745;~overlaps_old_locusTagID:BBM_III02750), with protein sequence MWRYAGVSYNRYAIEMAQILCKCLKDPFRDIALSRHSINIKENIFGKGDGHNKVLDNLDIAFEKSVQSNN encoded by the exons ATGTGGCGTTACGCTGGTGTATCATATAATCGATATGCCATAGAAATGGCACAAATCCTTTGCAA GTGTCTAAAAGATCCATTTAGAGACATTGCACTATCCCGTCATTCAATTAATATCAaagaaaatatatttggaaagGGAGATGGTCATAATA aagtattagataatttggatatcGCATTTGAGAAGAGCGTACAATCCAACAATTAG
- a CDS encoding hypothetical protein (overlaps_old_locusTagID:BBM_III02740): MPYCSLLPVLTVPFISIGSILCFSQFAKVLDRERSGDSVCILRNDMLLDSDGTTPNQCRCDFTKLSTYEYECSKDESGYVNHRICREKPCQICCKLLLSMGVTNEPAILCQKRCFGSPKIDNVTETAKFELAGKLWEFTHIFKQKNISHTIKEAHKTDYNVIQL; encoded by the exons ATGCCTTATTGTTCCCTATTGCCGGTTTTAACAGTTCcatttatttcaattgGAAGCATTTTATGCTTTTCACAATTTGCGAAGGTATTAGATAGGGAAAGGAGCGGAG ATTCTGTGTGTATATTGAGAAATGACATGTTATTAGACAGTGATGGAACTACCCCAAACCAATGTCGTTGTGATTTTACAAAACTTT CAACTTATGAGTATGAATGCAGTAAAGACGAATCTGGTTATGTAAATCATCGCATCTGTAGGGAGAAACCATGTCAAATATgctgtaaattattgttaaGTATGGGAGTCACAAATGAACCTGCAATTTTATGTCAAAAAAGATGTTTTGGATCAccaaaaattgataatgtaaCGGAAACAGCTAAATTTGAACTTGCTGGAAAG cTATGGGAGTTTactcatatatttaaacaaaaaaaCATATCTCATACAATAAAAGAAG CCCATAAAACAGATTATAACGTTATACAATTATGA
- a CDS encoding hypothetical protein (overlaps_old_locusTagID:BBM_III02760) → MSKWDYDYGNDTDDGTNSGLNSVRMANNTNSRTVDWLYHNSDEESYKESSVESDGTNDEYINKYKTYPRCYSRRESINSNLNATMPITNSERDIATARLSRTSMSSGRRKSANTMYLHFPKPFSRAGSRMSSMLKSERRKKRCIKRNRIFKSNKANVSKKPVSKAWKLFRWFIIFILILIITIPTAIYFKGNINEMLVESKFKPIPGLYDPRSMLGKNRIQTIQVISAYPT, encoded by the coding sequence atgaGTAAATGGGATTATGATTATGGAAATGATACCGACGATGGAACCAATTCCGGGTTAAATTCCGTTCGTATGGCTAATAACACAAATTCAAGGACTGTCGATTGGCTGTACCATAACTCTGACGAAGAATCTTATAAAGAAAGTTCAGTAGAATCAGATGGCACGAACGAcgaatatatcaataagTATAAAACATATCCTAGATGCTATTCTAGAAGGGAATCTATAAATAGTAATCTTAATGCCACCATGCCTATAACTAATAGTGAAAGGGATATAGCAACTGCTAGGCTGTCTAGAACGTCAATGTCAAGTGGCAGGAGAAAGAGTGCAAATACAATGTATCTTCACTTCCCTAAGCCATTTTCTAGGGCAGGATCTAGAATGTCAAGTATGCTCAAATCTGAAAGACGTAAGAAGAGATGCATTAAGAGGAACAGAATATTTAAGTCTAATAAAGCAAATGTATCGAAAAAACCTGTGTCTAAAGCATGGAAATTGTTTAGATGGTTCATAATCTTTATACttatactaattattacaatacCAACAGCAATATACTTTAAAGGCAATATTAATGAAATGCTTGTTGAATCCAAATTCAAACCAATCCCCGGCCTCTACGATCCTCGTTCAATGCTTGGTAAAAATAGGATACAGACTATTCAGGTTATCAGTGCATATCCCACGTAA
- a CDS encoding hypothetical protein (overlaps_old_locusTagID:BBM_III02755), translating to MAIILLFVLLDKGSVNGLLRIGEINKLHDPNLENITTYWTISTVIESLIYTSSLVMSGYCIFLITRIKMHSNSPV from the exons atggcaattatattattatttgtgcTACTAGACAAAGGATCTGTTAATGGCCTCTTGAGGATTGGTGAAATTAACAAACTCCACGACCCCAATCTAG aaAATATAACTACTTATTGGACAATTTCCACTGTAATTGAATCtctaatatatacatcGTCATTAGTAATGAGTG GTTATTGCATTTTTCTAATTACAAGAATTAAAATGCACAGTAACAGCCCCGTATAA
- a CDS encoding hypothetical protein (overlaps_old_locusTagID:BBM_III02725) yields MLPILLLVLAPGYSLTADITTLCEDVREIFQIINGQLLTFTPPEHCSLTYGLGQSVLGGNAASTYGCFEPIYDKICSIRLVERVYGPTCQSALALFRRIVESDIIELGSSGEIVDSKNFCDKSFIMVKGGASDNVKDRPQRFQSEDLEDCRAIVESYNTCVSLTSAIAGANWNGKECLYKFKYCELAANWDSAAIDSGYCKNVIAPMLLMDALLINGYKRNTCSDLSNYETYLTQKKLELDKSAKECLDTANSMTIVSRWEDDELSNNSDIAKTQESVNEVFNKLHIFDSKGLGFDSAVISEFNKIVTILEKGERASMSFSHDFLRNIVIFSQIKHSLPMFSTHLAVIEELLSRGHVSFTNAFGFQQITADRIEDIRTRILKLFTKCHIYTEKDRLTDNNINASDDFGIVMELRNHASELKDISNQFNEQIRILKRWRQGETDKASTLPSALARLGNLAGI; encoded by the exons ATGTTGCCAATCCTTCTTCTGGTATTGGCACCCGGATATTCACTTACAGCTGATATTACAACTCTGTGTGAAGATGTGCGTGAAATTTTCCAGATTATAAATGGCCAGCTTTTGACATTCACACCTCCGGAACATTGCAGTCTTACCTACGGTTTGGGCCAGAGTGTTTTAGGTGGAAATGCGGCGTCTACCTATGGGTGCTTTGAACCGATATACGATAAAATATGTTCAATTAGACTCGTGGAGCGAGTTTATGGGCCCACTTGTCAATCGGCATTGGCGCTGTTCAGACGTATAGTAGAAAGTGACATTATCGAGTTGGGTAGCAGCGGTGAGATAGTGgattccaaaaatttttgCGACAAATCATTCATTATGGTAAAAGGCGGAGCCAGTGATAATGTAAAAGATAGACCGCAACGATTCCAGTCTGAGGATCTGGAAGATTGTCGTGCCATTGTT GAATCGTACAATACGTGTGTTTCTCTTACTAGTGCCATTGCTGGCGCTAACTGGAACGGTAAGGAGTGTTTGTACAAGTTCAAATACTGCGAGTTGGCCGCCAATTGGGATAGTGCTGCGATTGATTCCGGATACtgtaaaaatgtcattGCACCTATGCTGTTAATGGATGCCCTGCTCATCAATGGCTACAA GCGAAATACTTGCTCTGACCTATCAAACTATGAAACATATCTCACGCAAAAGAAG CTGGAACTTGATAAAAGTGCAAAAGAATGTTTGGATACGGCCAACTCAATGACTATCGTAAGCAGATGGGAAGATGatgaattatcaaataatagCGATATAGCCAAGACGCAGGAGTCAGTAAATGAGgtttttaacaaattgcACATATTTGACAGCAAGGGACTGGGGTTTGACAGTGCAGTG ATTAGCGAGTTCAATAAGATTGTAACGATACTGGAAAAGGGAGAAAGGGCGTCAATGTCATTTTCTCATGATTTTCTTAGGAATATTGTCATATTTAGTCAAATTAAACACTCTCTTCCAATGTTTTCCACTCATTTAGCGGTTATAGAGGAGCTACTCTCCCGTGGCCATGTATCATTTACAAAC GCCTTCGGATTCCAACAGATAACAGCTGATAGGATCGAAGATATACGGACTAGGatactaaaattattcacTAAATGTCACATTTACACAGAAAAAGACAGGCTTACCGACAATAATATAAACGCCAGTGACGAT TTTGGCATAGTGATGGAATTAAGAAATCATGCTAGCGAATTGAAGGACATTAGTAATCAGTTTAACGAGCAAATCCGCATACTAAAACGCTGGAGGCAAGGAGAAACTGACAAGGCATCGACATTGCCATCGGCATTGGCACGACTGGGTAACTTGGCTGGCATCTAG
- a CDS encoding conserved Plasmodium protein, unknown function (overlaps_old_locusTagID:BBM_III02755) codes for MYIPRVYTNVHLKNFIIVSKRSEVVDNTQKSLVRWAHSFAAPPSPNLDRLKHEIIEKFHPICFQIKRDCTFGTHLHDSHFMGILCSPSFEGKTYKEINSMVDKVLESIGLKGRVRLHCQPPSKFNKMYRHTRWKWNLDK; via the exons ATGTATATTCCTAGGGTTTATACTAATGTGCATTTAAAAAACTTTATAATTGTGTCTAAAAGGTCTGAAGTTGTAGATAATACTCAAAAGTCATTGGTTAGATGGGCTCACAGCTTTGCTGCTCCGCCAAGTCCTAATTTGGACAGATTAAAACATGAAATAATCGAAAAGTTCCATCCAATTTGTTTCCAAATAAAAAGAGATTGCACATTTGGTACGCATTTGCATGATTCGCATTTTATG GGTATCCTCTGTTCACCTTCATTTGAAGGTAAAACGTACAAAGAAATTAACTCTATGGTTGATAAAGTACTAGAATCTATag ggttGAAAGGACGTGTTCGGCTCCATTGCCAGCCCCCTTCGAAGTTTAAC AAAATGTATAGACATACTAGGTGGAAATGGAATCTTGATAAGTGA
- a CDS encoding BmGPI15, Sexual stage antigen, Pfam s48/45 (overlaps_old_locusTagID:BBM_III02735i), translated as MNYIPTLTAIFVIICQYGVIAGEDPVYNEPTFITGPGYDSWSSHYGWVGKGFSENPLDLIDICTFHRVPEANLRICKINLFLGENAMIKCPSSKASHGRIHPSKPGHHYTDLSYMDGKVRIDKYYIEELPNGVTSEKLDTINNGDVLLIKYVKHNKNIEDVNFVCENDGTENDSMTDYERLSMLISISFDEYEGNCVKDILNYKIAKNLALRNNYLQWHGRNIDIEVEMLPFYNFHIYCYGILDYRLHDIPGKLVDEEFIIDRPNSNLSVFPFSRTYKEFESNNRTEKFTESSKKGTYLSENSIIAKGVEMELYLSNKLYSIVIPYEFTCNALEDDPKDYAKTHRLKLIFPSYSYMPKCTRIADSTESVPTIRTKDIVHCLADLDKYPVVVVSGESDLFIFNTSNIMESYDTGTTSIGYGNDLVTILSPSSRLVKLKSLYTANSATYNPNISLHFWNSSRDSQADISAGMITVEKENLIFLSATRKCEFNSSLYEQNNSLCTRVLKQTEALEINCDTLYPNDLTHVYIKDNDGKFLEKSISEITTGLTRFKTKHNSLLFYNQFGSFVGDRNELFLSCDPLDTSLRGSERLVRVLLGFDYIKNAKPPTVGKVRYLSALASNISTRISCPINTTGKAFSYKLLPVTTSNAFYTFPNLDSLDTSSQGPIGDTIGMTDYKISIDTQRGSNDLVITRPANHITVVDSSPQLFYVCKAEDDLSKEATTTVIELSFLSNVDSIRICGRGFNNVKLDRSDKKVTKCKYFFYPLKKSTDIPHYIIEKRNQKPKIQEYQSNAKPVSHESNHDVEKLNDNGPDVDADLGYEEETPEPLEESDKETEKTKIETTTEGNDVMGEFRAIIHKIGKLEIHLDYPSYETITNKENTVTKKPSLGSIESLDLNSFINKYNDIHKKETYNTPIGLICPIDDDGVILNPVCTAVSRGNNLFQKTRIIQNFFYMKESGYMQSLWVIDHERWKEVKKLVEDLDYTSCTCKGKDGKPTTTVEIRDDGGSGLAGMSLLLVLIAGLMV; from the coding sequence ATGAATTATATTCCAACATTGACAGCAAtctttgtaattatatgcCAGTATGGAGTGATTGCTGGTGAAGATCCTGTTTATAATGAGCCCACATTCATTACAGGACCTGGCTATGACTCGTGGTCATCGCATTATGGTTGGGTGGGCAAGGGTTTCAGTGAGAATCCCTTGGATCTTATTGACATATGCACATTCCATCGAGTCCCAGAAGCAAATTTAAGGATATGTAAGATAAATTTGTTCCTCGGCGAAAATGCCATGATCAAATGCCCAAGCTCAAAAGCTTCTCATGGCAGAATCCACCCTAGCAAGCCTGGCCACCATTATACAGACTTATCTTATATGGATGGCAAAGTTagaattgataaatattatattgaagAATTACCAAATGGCGTCACATCTGAAAAATTAGACACTATAAACAATGGAGATGTtcttttgataaaatatgtCAAACATAATAAGAATATAGAAGATGTTAACTTTGTTTGCGAGAATGATGGAACGGAAAATGATTCAATGACAGATTATGAAAGGTTATCTATGTTAATAAGCATATcatttgatgaatatgaAGGGAATTGTGTTaaagatattttaaattacaaaatagCAAAGAATTTAGCCTTGAGAAATAATTACTTACAGTGGCATGGACGTAATATAGATATTGAAGTGGAAATGCTACCGttttacaattttcatATCTATTGTTATGGAATTCTAGATTACAGATTACATGATATTCCAGGAAAGTTGGTTGATGAGGAATTTATCATCGATAGGCCAAACTCCAATCTCAGTGTCTTCCCTTTCAGCAGAACTTATAAAGAGTTTGAATCCAATAATAGAACTGAAAAATTTACAGAATCATCTAAAAAAGGCACATATCTTAGCGAAAATAGTATAATTGCAAAGGGAGTCGAGATGGAACTTTACTTATCAAACAAACTATATTCAATTGTTATCCCTTATGAATTCACCTGTAACGCCTTGGAAGACGATCCTAAAGATTATGCTAAAACTCATAGGCTTAAACTCATATTTCCCTCTTATTCTTACATGCCCAAATGCACCAGAATTGCTGATTCGACGGAATCCGTTCCAACAATTCGCACCAAAGATATAGTACACTGCTTGGCCGACCTTGACAAATATCCTGTGGTTGTGGTATCAGGGGAAAGtgatttgtttatattcaatacaAGTAATATTATGGAATCGTATGACACTGGTACTACATCCATTGGATATGGTAACGACTTAGTCACAATTCTAAGCCCAAGTTCTCGACTTGTGAAACTCAAATCTTTATATACAGCTAATAGTGCGACATATAACCCCAATATTAGTCTTCATTTTTGGAATTCCTCCCGTGATTCTCAGGCTGATATTTCTGCTGGCATGATTACAGTCGAAAAggaaaatttgatatttttaagtGCCACCAGGAAATGTGAATTCAATTCATCACTGTATGAACAAAATAATAGTTTATGCACCAGAGTATTGAAACAAACTGAAGCTTTAGAAATTAACTGCGATACATTATACCCAAATGATCTAACACACGTGTACATTAAAGACAACGATGGCAAATTCCTAGAGAAATCGATAAGCGAAATAACAACAGGTCTAACAAGATTCAAGACTAAACATAATTCACTCCTCTTCTACAACCAATTTGGATCATTCGTTGGGGATAGGAACGAATTATTCCTATCATGCGATCCCTTGGATACTAGCCTAAGAGGCAGTGAAAGATTGGTTCGAGTGCTTTTGGGTTTTgattatatcaaaaatgcCAAACCGCCGACGGTGGGTAAAGTAAGATATCTTTCTGCATTGGCATCCAATATATCAACACGGATAAGTTGCCCAATCAACACAACTGGCAAGGCTTTTTCTTACAAATTGCTACCTGTAACAACCTCTAACGCATTCTATACCTTCCCAAATTTGGATTCACTTGATACATCTAGCCAAGGTCCCATAGGAGATACAATTGGGATGACTGATTACAAAATTAGTATAGATACCCAAAGGGGGTCCAATGACTTGGTGATAACAAGGCCGGCAAATCATATCACCGTTGTAGATTCAAGTCCACAACTTTTTTATGTGTGTAAGGCGGAAGATGATCTTTCAAAGGAGGCGACTACCACAGTCATCGAATTGAGTTTCCTATCAAATGTCGACAGTATTCGAATATGCGGCCGCGGTTTCAACAACGTCAAACTGGACCGTTCTGACAAAAAAGTTACtaaatgcaaatatttcttTTACCCTCTAAAAAAATCTACCGACATTCCCCACTACATAATTGAGAAGCGAAACCAAAAACCCAAAATACAAGAGTATCAGTCGAATGCCAAACCCGTATCGCATGAATCTAACCATGATGTTGAAAAGCTAAATGATAATGGCCCTGATGTTGATGCAGATCTGGGCTATGAGGAGGAAACTCCCGAACCATTGGAAGAATCAGACAAAGAGACTGAGAAAACAAAGATAGAAACTACTACAGAGGGGAATGATGTAATGGGGGAATTCAGAGCGATTATACACAAAATTGGCAAACTTGAAATACATCTCGATTATCCCTCCTATGAAACAATCACTAATAAGGAAAATACTGTGACAAAAAAACCTTCTTTGGGAAGCATAGAAAGTTTGGACCTAAACTCCTTCATCAATAAGTACAATGATATTCATAAGAAGGAGACTTACAACACTCCAATTGGTCTAATCTGCCcaattgatgatgatgGTGTTATATTGAACCCAGTCTGCACCGCCGTCAGCAGGGGAAACAACCTGTTCCAAAAGACCCGCATCATACAGAACTTTTTCTACATGAAGGAGAGCGGCTATATGCAGTCCCTGTGGGTAATAGACCATGAAAGATGGAAGGAAGTAAAGAAACTGGTAGAAGATTTGGATTACACTTCCTGTACCTGCAAAGGAAAGGACGGTAAACCCACTACTACAGTGGAGATAAGGGACGATGGTGGATCTGGTCTAGCAGGCATGTCGCTCTTGCTAGTGCTTATCGCGGGACTTATGGTATAA
- a CDS encoding Elongation factor Tu GTP binding domain (overlaps_old_locusTagID:BBM_III02750) — protein sequence MYGLSGLTWAIGRRYFLTHLRNFSVNIRNVAIVAHVDHGKTTLVDQLLKFGGEKVNVQRTMDSLDLERERGITITSKVTRINHKDTIFNIVDTPGHSDFGGEVERILSMVDGVCLIVDIVEGPRTQTKFVLKKALSNRNSRAIVLINKCDRPNAKSLQDITNELFDLFVDANATDEQMEYPLIFSSAKNGWCTRNWNDIKLQQGGGFENLLNAFLETIPSPLSVKHNEPFKMLVTLLEHSESAGVLVTGKIYAGTIEKGNTLYVKDLNGKIKGDCVVKDIFVAKGASKITINKPNPGDIITLHIQKGQLPSVTDTLMLDQKSEPVESPKLDPPVMSVNISVNTSPLAGKKSKKMTFAAIGDRLKREASINAAIQVFESEKKDSFKVCGRGELQIGILIENMRREGFEMTISSPDVVYQTIEGVKCEPWGKYIIIIPNELSAAAIDKMSSRKGELVEMTSDGSNSTLIFHMPSANFVGIRSFLRDISKGSAIFLPEFLDYRPVMERFRRERNGVLVASAQGIATAFSLEVAQTKGTLFINEGEPVYEGMIIGESQSLKDMDLNVIKAKPITGMRSKIHEETVKIVWKQQNLESCLEFIAEDEEIEVTPTRIAMRKKVLSAHERRQIARKNRQ from the exons ATGTATGGTCTGAGCGGTCTCACATGGGCTATCGGTAGACGCTATTTTTTAACACATTTGAGAAACTTTAGCGTCAATATACGTAATGTAGCTATTGTTGCGCATGTTGATCATGGAAAGACCACATTGGTTGATCAATTGTTGAAATTTGGAGGGGAAAAAGTAAATGTCCAACGTACAATGGATTCTCTTGACCTTGAACGAGAAAGAGGCATCACAATTACTTCAAAAGTAACGAGAATTAATCACAAAGATACgatttttaat attGTAGACACACCTGGGCATTCTGATTTTGGCGGAGAAGTGGAAAGAATCCTCTCCATGGTTGATGGAGTCTGCTTAATAGTTGATATTGTAGAAGGCCCTCGTACCCAAACTAAATTCGTTCTCAAAAAGGCATTATCT AATCGAAACTCTAGAGCAATTGtgttgataaataaatgtgatAGACCAAATGCTAAGAGTTTGCAAgatataacaaatgaattatttgatttatttgtaGATGCAAATGCTACTGATGAGCAAATGGAATATCCTTTAATCTTTTCATCAGCAAAAAATGGTTGGTGTACTAGAAACTggaatgatattaaattacaaCAAGGAGGAG GATTTGAAAATCTTCTAAACGCTTTCTTAGAAACAATACCCTCTCCATTATCTGTAAAGCATAATGAACCATTCAAAATGCTTGTTACATTACTCGAGCATTCGGAATCTGCAGGTGTTTTAGTTACCGGAAAAATCTATGCAGGTACTATTGAAAAGGGCAACACATTATATGTAAAAGATTTGAATGGGAAG attAAGGGCGATTGTGTTGTTAAAGACATATTTGTAGCAAAGGGTGCATCGAAGATAACGATAAATAAACCTAACCCTGGTGATATCATTACATTACATATACAAAAGGGGCAGTTACCCTCGGTCACAGATACTTTAATGTTAGATCAGAAATCTGAACCAGTGGAATCACCCAAATTGGATCCACCAGTGATGagtgtaaatatatcaGTAAATACTTCTCCATTAGCAGGGAAGAAAAGTAAAAAG atgaCATTCGCCGCTATTGGTGATAGACTTAAAAGGGAGGCATCAATTAATGCTGCCATACAAGTTTTTGAATCGGAGAAAAAAGATAGTTTTAAAGTTTGTGGTAGAGGAGAATTACAGATTGGAATTCTAATAGAAAATATGAGAAGGGAAGGGTTTGAA ATGACAATATCTTCGCCTGATGTTGTATATCAAACTATTGAAGGAGTTAAATGTGAACCCTGGGGTAaa tacataataataatcCCCAATGAATTATCTGCCGCTGCGATTGATAAAATGTCATCCAGAAAAGGAGAATTAGTTGAAATGACATCTGATGGGTCAAACTCAACCTTAATATTTCACATGCCCAGTGCCAACTTTGTGGGTATTAGATCGTTTCTAAGGGATATATCTAAAGGGTCTGCGATTTTTTTACCGGAATTTTTAGATTATAGGCCAGTTATGGAGAGGTTTAGGAGGGAAAGGAATGGAGTTTTGGTGGCATCGGCGCAGGGAATTGCGACTGCATTTTCATTAGAAGTAGCTCAAACAAAAGGAACTCTGTTCATTAATGAAGGGGAACCAGTTTATGAAGGTATGATAATTGGAGAATCGCAAAGTCTGAAGGATATGGATCTAAATGTAATTAAAGCTAAGCCCATTACTGGGATGAGATCTAAAATACAC GAAGAAAcagtaaaaattgtttggaaACAACAAAATCTGGAATCATGTCTTGAATTTATCGCAGAAGATGAGGAGATAGAGGTTACACCTACTAGAATTGCCATGAGGAAGAAGGTTTTGAGCGCACATGAGAGGCGGCAGATTGCTAGGAAAAACAGGCAGTag
- a CDS encoding Eukaryotic translation initiation factor 4G (overlaps_old_locusTagID:BBM_III02730): protein MELKRENHAFSEKSQQNFEASNDIAASHGTKVQTPAEVQGAVPSATSQSNNTPSHTNRLDPVKNIKNNSISQIVSRNSLSKKINNGSAAGVVEETSRGTMCEKKVWIPPQKRNPSISREEAITRQVNSMLNKLTIEKFETIADKIAVLVEKTTSVGELNLIANLVLDKAVIEPDWSEMYADLCQILKWRAPHFEAQGKFSFSTCLLSKIQHEYECMPRELSPYTADDAGSHKLKKRLLGIVKIIGELFLRKMFGFKVINSLVIDLVISREEPFEHFIECFLQLIYTTGYYIEQSTYNPALDMWFGRLTELMGRKVYSKRIKYVMQDVLDLRKSNWKKNLHRETAKALSELRYQVEAEDIVGGHHLAAQYGNIVTVGQRVNISSNLAYGNYMRAQEMLANERAKERSVIKPELEKLDSFTFPQIDFKYSFVDAAPTDAISEEASPKISKMTHPVNREVNYDDIFLAASGTRAPGSTNKKGKAPMHDHVSNNDGLKGANSRHNGKKLQSELSRRCSAKRYNKPAEQAASFTTFKPAASNTVPATGPKKETHRVEINKSASDAFLPNTKQSDYHRQVSATEERATQHLLDDRPRRKPGNIKQNLKVFTEVAQQGQRTKPTKHNHDHGRNAQHNDNKNSMGSMGGGVNNGARGGQNGKIGSTKKHPSVNAASGVGVHGKRRSGSFKGLDHELRLPQIEDLTISK, encoded by the coding sequence ATGGAGTTGAAGAGAGAGAACCATGCTTTTTCTGAAAAATCCCAACAAAATTTCGAAGCCAGTAATGACATAGCAGCTTCACACGGAACTAAGGTCCAAACTCCGGCGGAGGTGCAGGGCGCCGTCCCTTCCGCCACATCGCAGTCAAATAACACTCCATCCCACACTAATCGACTTGACCcagtaaaaaatataaaaaataactcCATATCGCAAATTGTTTCCCGCAACTCACTCtccaaaaaaattaataacgGCAGCGCAGCTGGCGTCGTAGAGGAGACTAGTAGGGGTACCATGTGCGAAAAAAAGGTCTGGATACCTCCACAAAAAAGAAACCCAAGCATTTCTAGGGAGGAAGCCATCACTAGACAAGTCAATTCCATGCTTAACAAACTCACCATCGAAAAATTCGAGACCATAGCTGATAAAATTGCAGTACTCGTGGAAAAAACAACTTCGGTTGGCGAACTAAATCTTATCGCCAATTTGGTGTTGGACAAAGCGGTTATAGAACCTGATTGGAGCGAAATGTATGCTGATCTCTGTCAAATTCTGAAGTGGCGCGCGCCACATTTTGAAGCCCAGGGAAAGTTCTCCTTTTCCACTTGCCTGCTAAGTAAAATACAACACGAGTACGAATGTATGCCTAGAGAACTAAGCCCATATACTGCTGATGACGCAGGGTCACACAAGCTAAAGAAGAGGTTGCTGGGCATTGTCAAGATAATTGGGGAGCTATTTTTGCGCAAGATGTTTGGCTTCAAAGTAATAAATTCTCTCGTCATAGACCTAGTTATATCCAGAGAAGAACCTTTCGAGCACTTTATTGAGTGCTTTCTACAGCTAATATACACAACTGGCTACTACATCGAGCAATCTACGTACAATCCTGCACTGGACATGTGGTTTGGCAGGCTGACCGAATTAATGGGCAGAAAAGTCTACTCCAAAAGAATAAAGTACGTTATGCAGGATGTTTTGGATTTGAGGAAGAGCAACTGGAAGAAAAATTTGCACAGGGAAACTGCCAAGGCGTTGAGCGAGTTGCGTTACCAGGTGGAGGCGGAAGATATTGTAGGAGGCCATCACTTGGCCGCTCAGTATGGTAACATAGTTACTGTGGGCCAAAGAGTCAACATAAGTTCGAATCTTGCATACGGAAACTACATGCGAGCGCAGGAGATGCTGGCAAATGAGAGGGCCAAAGAAAGATCGGTCATTAAACCCGAGCTTGAGAAGTTGGATTCATTCACCTTTCCACAAATTGATTTCAAATACAGCTTTGTGGATGCAGCTCCGACGGATGCCATTTCGGAGGAGGCGTCTCCgaaaatttctaaaatgACGCATCCTGTGAACAGGGAGGTCAattatgatgatatttttttggCTGCCAGTGGCACCAGGGCTCCTGGCAGCACAAACAAGAAGGGCAAAGCACCCATGCACGATCATGTCAGCAACAATGATGGGCTTAAGGGCGCCAATTCTAGGCACAATGGCaaaaaattgcaaagtGAGTTGTCCAGGCGATGCTCCGCTAAGCGCTACAACAAGCCTGCAGAGCAGGCCGCTAGTTTTACAACTTTCAAACCCGCGGCATCGAATACAGTTCCTGCCACTGGACCGAAGAAAGAAACCCATCGTGTTGAGATTAACAAATCAGCCTCTGATGCATTTTTGCCCAATACCAAACAGTCTGACTATCACAGGCAAGTGAGTGCGACGGAAGAACGCGCCACGCAGCATTTACTGGACGATCGGCCAAGGAGGAAGCCGGGTAATATCAAGCAGAACCTGAAGGTCTTCACTGAAGTAGCCCAGCAGGGCCAACGGACCAAACCCACAAAGCACAACCACGACCATGGACGCAATGCGCAGCATAACGATAACAAAAATAGCATGGGCAGTATGGGTGGCGGTGTTAATAATGGCGCCCGTGGAGGGCAGAATGGCAAGATAGGAAGTACCAAAAAGCACCCGAGCGTCAATGCCGCTTCCGGGGTTGGGGTCCACGGGAAGAGGAGGTCTGGCAGCTTCAAGGGCTTGGACCATGAGCTGAGGCTGCCCCAAATTGAGgatttaacaatttcaaaatgA